In Methanococcoides sp. LMO-2, a single window of DNA contains:
- a CDS encoding symporter small accessory protein, translating into MLGIDDPQIWLAYVLCIVSALGCMVYGLLKWNEEEDEEC; encoded by the coding sequence ATGTTAGGTATTGATGACCCTCAGATATGGTTGGCCTATGTCCTGTGCATTGTAAGTGCACTGGGCTGTATGGTCTATGGGCTTTTAAAGTGGAACGAAGAAGAGGACGAGGAGTGCTAA
- a CDS encoding adenylyltransferase/cytidyltransferase family protein produces the protein MIRVLATGTFDLLHPGHIFFLSSARAMGDELYVLVARDSMIRHKAKPIVPEIQRLEMISSLKAVDKAMLGSEKDIFEPLYEIDPDIIVLGHDQFFDVEELENSLRERGFKATVMRIDESMKCPLYSSGRIINKILERYCENND, from the coding sequence TTGATACGAGTACTTGCCACAGGAACGTTTGATCTTTTACATCCCGGACACATTTTTTTCTTAAGCAGTGCCCGTGCAATGGGTGACGAGCTTTACGTGCTGGTTGCAAGGGATTCCATGATCAGGCATAAGGCAAAACCTATCGTTCCTGAAATACAGCGACTTGAGATGATAAGTTCATTGAAGGCTGTTGATAAGGCAATGCTTGGAAGTGAAAAAGACATTTTCGAACCTCTTTACGAGATCGATCCTGATATCATCGTTCTCGGTCATGACCAGTTCTTTGACGTGGAAGAACTTGAAAATAGTCTCAGGGAACGAGGTTTTAAGGCAACTGTAATGAGGATAGACGAGTCCATGAAGTGTCCGCTATACAGCAGTGGAAGAATTATCAATAAAATACTCGAACGTTATTGTGAAAATAACGATTGA
- a CDS encoding sodium:solute symporter family protein: MAVSTSTLGIFVLIYMLAVFYCGWLAYRRTKEVDDYMLAGRKVNPYILALSYGAAFISTAAIIGFGGVTGTLGLGTLWLVFMNIFVGIFIAFVVFGARTRRIGVNLNAVTFPELLGRRFQSRFIQGYSGALIALFMPLYAGIVLIGGARFMETALSIDYDIAVLILTVIVAAYVITGGLLAVMYTDALQGTLMLGGMAVLLALTYAKLGGIVEAHQALTNLAPMVPESLAAGGHQGWTAMPAFGSPIWWTMVSTIILGVGIGVLAQPQLAVRFMTVDSKKSLNRAVFAGGPFILMMAGVAYIVGGLSNVYFFNTRGMLSIEVAKGNMDVIMPEYINSAMPEMFVIVFMITLLAAAMSTLSSQFHTMGTAIGHDFYREFLMKGNAGKTVDVTKIGISVAILVSVILAYILPISIIARATAIFFGLCAAAFLPMYMGALFWKRMTKEGAIASLVVGTFSSLFWLTFVHAKEAVPLGISKALFGVDTILTGTWTVVDPILVATPLAMIVAVGVSLVTTPPAVDHLEKCYGNNR; encoded by the coding sequence ATGGCGGTCAGTACTTCAACCCTGGGAATATTTGTCCTGATCTATATGCTCGCAGTCTTCTATTGCGGCTGGCTTGCATACAGGAGGACCAAAGAGGTCGACGACTACATGCTCGCCGGAAGGAAGGTCAATCCTTACATTCTCGCACTTTCCTATGGTGCAGCTTTCATAAGTACAGCTGCTATCATTGGTTTTGGCGGAGTGACCGGTACGCTTGGTCTGGGAACCCTCTGGCTCGTGTTCATGAACATCTTTGTGGGTATATTCATTGCATTCGTTGTTTTCGGTGCAAGAACAAGAAGGATCGGTGTGAACCTTAATGCTGTTACATTCCCTGAACTTCTGGGAAGACGATTCCAGTCACGTTTCATCCAGGGATACTCCGGTGCTCTTATAGCTTTATTCATGCCGCTTTATGCAGGTATCGTCCTAATTGGTGGTGCAAGGTTCATGGAAACCGCACTTTCTATCGATTATGATATTGCCGTCCTTATACTGACAGTTATTGTCGCTGCTTATGTTATCACAGGCGGATTGCTTGCGGTCATGTACACCGATGCACTTCAGGGGACCCTTATGCTCGGTGGTATGGCAGTACTTCTGGCACTCACCTACGCAAAGCTTGGTGGTATCGTTGAAGCTCACCAGGCACTTACCAACCTCGCACCTATGGTTCCTGAATCCCTTGCAGCAGGCGGTCATCAGGGATGGACCGCAATGCCGGCATTTGGCTCCCCTATCTGGTGGACAATGGTATCAACCATCATCCTTGGTGTTGGTATCGGTGTGCTTGCACAGCCACAGCTTGCGGTCAGGTTCATGACCGTTGACAGTAAGAAATCCCTGAACAGGGCAGTCTTCGCTGGTGGTCCTTTCATCCTCATGATGGCAGGAGTCGCATACATCGTAGGCGGACTTTCCAACGTTTACTTCTTCAACACCAGGGGAATGCTTTCCATTGAGGTTGCAAAAGGAAACATGGACGTTATCATGCCTGAGTACATCAACAGTGCAATGCCTGAGATGTTCGTCATCGTTTTCATGATAACATTGCTCGCAGCTGCAATGTCAACCCTGAGCTCACAGTTCCACACAATGGGAACAGCTATCGGACATGACTTCTACCGTGAATTCCTGATGAAGGGCAATGCCGGAAAGACCGTTGACGTTACAAAGATCGGAATATCTGTTGCCATCCTTGTGAGTGTGATCCTTGCATACATCCTGCCTATCAGCATCATCGCAAGGGCAACTGCAATATTCTTCGGACTCTGTGCAGCAGCTTTCCTCCCAATGTACATGGGTGCATTGTTCTGGAAGAGAATGACAAAAGAAGGAGCAATTGCAAGCCTTGTTGTCGGTACTTTCAGCAGCCTTTTCTGGCTCACATTCGTCCATGCAAAGGAAGCAGTACCACTGGGAATCTCAAAGGCGCTTTTCGGCGTGGATACGATCCTGACAGGTACATGGACCGTCGTTGATCCTATACTTGTAGCAACCCCACTGGCAATGATAGTTGCAGTTGGTGTAAGTCTTGTTACGACCCCGCCAGCAGTGGATCACCTTGAGAAGTGCTATGGGAACAATCGTTGA
- a CDS encoding pyridoxal phosphate-dependent aminotransferase — MPSSRLERVEESATIKIANAANKLKSEGIDIISFSLGEPDFDTPEHICKAAADAMYRGETHYAPSNGVPELRNAIANKLVTENKLDFTPDDILVTPGAKQALFEIIMSVLDDNDEAILPDPSWVSYSPCIKFAGANPVWAPTDPENGFMPYGIEELITDKTKLIIVNSPCNPTGGVYDKEMLKTVSDLAIDHDLLVISDEIYEKIIYDKKHISMGSLDGMHERTITVNGFSKAYAMTGWRLGYVAAIPELMKGFKKIHSHSVSSATTFAQFGGVAALEGPQEPVNNMITEFKARRDILIDGLNRIGFKCKKPDGAFYAFADVSEFGNGDEVADKLLQEAHVAVTPGSGFGASSKDFIRISYATSQERIREALQRIEETLL; from the coding sequence ATGCCATCATCAAGACTTGAGCGTGTAGAAGAATCGGCAACGATCAAGATCGCGAACGCTGCCAACAAGCTGAAAAGTGAAGGTATCGATATCATCAGTTTCAGTCTTGGAGAACCGGACTTTGACACACCCGAACACATCTGTAAGGCAGCAGCCGACGCAATGTACCGTGGTGAGACACATTACGCACCGTCCAACGGCGTTCCTGAGCTCAGGAATGCAATTGCCAACAAGCTGGTAACCGAGAACAAGCTTGACTTTACACCGGATGATATACTTGTCACACCTGGTGCAAAACAGGCTCTCTTTGAGATCATCATGTCCGTACTTGATGACAACGATGAGGCTATCCTTCCTGACCCTTCCTGGGTATCCTACAGCCCATGCATCAAATTTGCAGGTGCAAACCCTGTCTGGGCACCTACTGATCCGGAAAACGGATTCATGCCATATGGAATTGAGGAGCTCATTACTGACAAGACAAAGCTCATTATTGTCAATTCCCCCTGCAATCCTACCGGAGGAGTGTACGACAAGGAGATGCTCAAGACAGTTTCAGACCTTGCTATCGACCACGACCTGCTTGTGATCTCTGATGAGATCTACGAGAAGATCATCTACGACAAAAAGCACATCAGCATGGGTTCACTGGACGGCATGCACGAGCGTACTATAACAGTCAACGGATTCTCAAAGGCATATGCAATGACCGGATGGAGACTTGGTTATGTAGCAGCCATACCGGAACTGATGAAAGGATTCAAGAAGATCCATTCACACTCCGTAAGCAGTGCAACAACATTCGCACAGTTCGGCGGTGTGGCAGCTCTGGAAGGACCACAGGAACCGGTCAATAACATGATCACAGAGTTCAAGGCAAGACGTGATATCCTTATCGATGGCCTGAACAGGATCGGATTCAAGTGCAAGAAACCAGACGGTGCTTTCTACGCATTTGCCGATGTAAGCGAATTCGGTAATGGTGATGAAGTTGCAGACAAACTGTTACAGGAAGCACACGTAGCAGTAACTCCGGGTTCAGGATTCGGAGCAAGCAGCAAGGATTTCATAAGGATATCCTATGCTACATCACAGGAAAGAATAAGGGAAGCACTCCAGAGAATAGAGGAAACACTCCTCTAA
- a CDS encoding O-acetyl-ADP-ribose deacetylase → MLSDRVVVVKGDIVELDVDAIVNAANNSLLGGGGVDGAIHTAAGPELLEECRSLKGCPTGEAKITSGYRLPAKYVIHTVGPIWRGGTSGEDEMLARCYRNSLKLAVRNGVSSIAFPSISTGAYGFPVNRAAGIAVDEILDFLEKNSSIEKVLLVCFNERAFESYSSALEEWTTEGKRD, encoded by the coding sequence ATGCTGTCTGACAGGGTTGTTGTAGTCAAAGGTGATATTGTCGAACTGGATGTTGATGCCATCGTGAATGCTGCCAATAATTCCCTTCTGGGAGGTGGCGGGGTTGATGGTGCCATACATACAGCAGCGGGGCCTGAACTTCTTGAGGAATGCAGGAGTCTGAAAGGGTGTCCCACAGGAGAGGCAAAGATCACCTCCGGCTATCGTCTTCCTGCAAAGTATGTGATACATACTGTGGGTCCGATTTGGAGGGGTGGAACTTCCGGTGAAGATGAGATGCTTGCCCGCTGTTACCGTAACAGTCTGAAGCTTGCGGTAAGGAATGGTGTGAGCTCTATTGCCTTTCCTTCAATAAGTACAGGTGCTTATGGTTTCCCTGTGAACAGAGCTGCCGGGATCGCAGTAGATGAGATCCTGGATTTCCTTGAGAAGAACAGCTCTATTGAGAAGGTTTTGTTAGTGTGCTTTAATGAAAGAGCATTTGAGAGCTATTCCAGTGCTCTTGAGGAATGGACAACAGAAGGTAAACGTGACTAA
- a CDS encoding DUF1638 domain-containing protein, producing MPLISLIGCRMFEDEIVHLVEHDPLIDNLIVVENKDCGGIVKKLDAVGASYKLVPEASMTSECHDRCGDSYCFVINILEFALHAVPANLKSEVYQKVEEMASYSEGILLFYGLCGNVLGDVEKDLGDLECKICILKEENGEIVDDCIGAVLGGRDAYLHHLKSFKGIGTFFLTPMWAANWGDMLVAGGFGKDPNDIETSKFVFDAVGYKKVAKLDTGLRYEKKFDDIVKEFAEIFDFDILNIEGELGLIEGCYRKFRNEVLKREN from the coding sequence ATGCCGTTAATAAGCCTGATAGGATGCAGGATGTTCGAGGATGAGATCGTCCATCTTGTAGAGCATGACCCTTTGATAGACAATTTGATCGTGGTCGAGAACAAGGACTGCGGTGGTATTGTAAAGAAGCTTGATGCTGTTGGAGCTTCCTACAAGCTCGTACCTGAGGCCAGCATGACATCTGAATGCCATGATCGGTGTGGTGATTCTTATTGCTTTGTCATAAACATACTCGAATTTGCATTACATGCGGTACCTGCCAACCTCAAGTCTGAGGTCTACCAGAAGGTAGAGGAAATGGCATCCTATTCGGAAGGAATTCTCTTATTCTATGGTCTTTGTGGTAATGTTCTCGGTGATGTTGAAAAGGATCTTGGTGATCTTGAGTGTAAGATCTGCATCCTCAAAGAGGAGAATGGTGAGATAGTCGATGACTGTATTGGTGCAGTACTTGGCGGTAGGGATGCATACCTGCATCACCTTAAGAGCTTCAAGGGGATAGGTACCTTTTTCCTGACACCAATGTGGGCTGCGAACTGGGGAGATATGCTTGTTGCCGGTGGGTTTGGCAAGGATCCCAATGATATTGAGACCTCGAAGTTCGTTTTTGATGCGGTGGGCTACAAGAAGGTGGCAAAATTGGATACCGGTCTGCGTTATGAAAAGAAGTTCGATGATATTGTAAAGGAGTTCGCTGAGATCTTTGACTTTGATATCCTGAACATCGAGGGAGAACTTGGTCTCATTGAAGGCTGCTACAGGAAGTTCCGTAATGAGGTCTTGAAAAGGGAAAACTGA